A part of Miscanthus floridulus cultivar M001 chromosome 6, ASM1932011v1, whole genome shotgun sequence genomic DNA contains:
- the LOC136457853 gene encoding uncharacterized protein yields the protein MEAHERSCHYAPVFCPVDWRCDFPGGPTDALERHVTAVHGWTVVGVRYGEPVRVRARPGPSRSLLRARTSYVKSAAGGAGMQHRIQMQSKVWGTSLRDGVLYTNPVSVKVPGSMLPMEGPEQDSVEVRIVKVSPAGAGDSVNSN from the coding sequence ATGGAGGCCCACGAGCGATCGTGCCACTACGCGCCGGTCTTCTGCCCCGTCGACTGGCGCTGCGACTTCCCCGGCGGGCCGACGGACGCGCTCGAGCGCCACGTCACGGCGGTCCACGGCTGGACCGTCGTAGGCGTGCGCTACGGCGAGCCGGTCCGCGTCCGCGCCCGCCCGGGCCCGTCGCgctccctcctccgcgcccgGACCTCGTACGTGAAGTCGGCCGCGGGCGGCGCCGGGATGCAGCACCGCATCCAGATGCAATCCAAGGTGTGGGGAACCTCACTCAGGGACGGGGTGCTGTACACCAACCCTGTCAGCGTCAAGGTGCCTGGCAGCATGCTGCCGATGGAAGGCCCTGAGCAAGACTCCGTCGAGGTTCGCATCGTTAAGGTGTCGCCCGCCGGCGCCGGTGACAGTGTTAATAGTAACTAA